One stretch of Daphnia pulicaria isolate SC F1-1A chromosome 6, SC_F0-13Bv2, whole genome shotgun sequence DNA includes these proteins:
- the LOC124341694 gene encoding echinoderm microtubule-associated protein-like 2 isoform X1 → MENDMDPSERLDYLEKRLDDQNNEIVCLRSTLADALRRLSAIESQRGISPVKESARSVQSASLLADCNNSPSSSQPSRDVSRRLVSSASTPNVQNRNSGMNQSNGSLVSESPSSNSGSPAPSPSPTSRQQHVQFNSLISEVGNGRNKTTSFSMKPSFMSTPNSLRTAKRWSSTSDFIPSNALVSSRRPDSNSLLNLNVKNPVGNMQKYGARDAFYSSDEGIVKFVFKGRNLNFYIPTSLREKYSVTFSLSVPEKKLKMEWVYGYRGKDCRSNLYLIPTGEIVYFIAAVVVLFNVDEHGQRFYLGHTGEIKCLTVHPNKLLIASGQSGGREYHEGFPHVRIWNSVSLQTLFVLGQGDFGKSVSSVAFSKADGGNLLMVIDDSTDHILSLWEWQKGERGVKIAETRCSSDLVVAVEWNPIPRERFAFVTSGKGHICFWSLENGLLSRKLGIFESRDKPKYVTCLAFADNGDCISGDSNGCLIIWLKGSNIVQKTLRNAHEGPIFCLLTLKDGRIVSGGGKDGQLVLWDFPSYRRTGYITEIPEKYGNVRIAVQGKGTQILVGTTRNAILRGSFDLPFKPLMIGHTEESTGLCVHPSQSQFVSYGYDGRIQLWDTMSRTLIWEKDIENAVTSACFSPDGSVLVLATTSGKWFVMDSETRDMYAQHTDGNEPIQVVKFSPNGKSLAIGSKDASVYIYQVLDRYRKYCRTGRCVGHSSFISQMDWSCDNVHLQTNSGDNELLYWNTGVCRQITLVPSIRDVEWNSVTCPVSPTSLGILSEGIDGADVYSCCASNSRQLMCAGDNKGRLKLYRYPSQPKSPCHSYQGHSNISNVCFLSDDTRVLSAGGRDSSVIQWTVEN, encoded by the exons ATGGAGAACGACATGGATCCTAGTGAACGCCTTGATTACTTAGAAAAGAGACTTGACGaccaaaataatgaaatcgtTTGTCT GCGTTCCACTTTAGCCGATGCCTTGCGCCGCCTTAGTGCTATAGAATCCCAAAGGG GTATTAGTCCTGTTAAAGAGTCTGCTCGATCAGTTCAAAGCGCAAGTTTGTTGGCCGACTGCAATAACTCGCCCAGTTCATCTCAGCCATCACGCGACGTGTCTCGACGCCTAGTGTCATCTGCTAGTACACCTAACGTTCAAAACCGGAATTCCGGCATGAATCAGTCAAACGGTTCTTTAGTGTCAGAATCCCCGAGCTCCAATAGCGGATCACCTGCTCCATCACCGTCGCCGACGTCCCGACAACAGCACG ttcAATTTAATAGTTTGATTTCCGAAGTTGGCAATGGTCGAAATAAAACGACCAGTTTCTCAATGAAGCCATCATTCATGTCGACCCCAAATAGCCTGCGAACCGCTAAACGTTGGAGTTCAACCAGCGATTTCATCCCTTCAAACGCTTTAGTATCAAG CAGAAGACCAGATTCAAATTCGCTGCTTAACCTGAACGTGAAAAATCCGGTTGGAAACATGCAAAAATACGG agCTCGTGATGCATTTTATAGTAGCGATGAAGGAATCGTCAAGTTCGTCTTCAAAG GTcgaaacttgaatttttacatccCGACTTCGTTACGGGAAAAATATTCAGTGACGTTCAGTTTATCTGTTCCggaaaaaaagctaaaaatggAATGGGT TTATGGATATCGAGGCAAGGATTGTCGCTCAAATTTGTATCTCATTCCAACCGGTGAAATAGTTTATTTCATTGCCGCCGTTGTTGTACTTTTCAACGTCGACGAGCATG gaCAGCGGTTTTATCTTGGACACACCGGTGAAATCAAATG CTTGACTGTTCATCCCAACAAACTTTTAATTGCATCTGGTCAGTCCGGTGGTAGAGAATACCATGAAGGCTTC CCTCACGTTCGCATTTGGAATTCTGTCAGCCTTCAAACTCTTTTCGTCCTCGGTCAAGGAGACTTTGGAAAGTCTGTTTCTTCTGTCGCCTTCTCAAAAGCG GACGGCGGAAACCTTTTGATGGTTATTGACGATTCTACCGATCACATTCTTTCCTTGTGGGAGTGGCAAAAGGGCGAAAGAGGAGTAAAAATAGCGGAAACAAGG TGTTCATCCGATTTGGTGGTCGCTGTTGAATGGAATCCTATTCCTAGAGAACGTTTTGCGTTTGTTACCAGTGGAAAAGGACACATATGTTTTTGGTCTCTTGAAAACGGGTTGTTATCTCGTAAACTTGGAATTTTTGAATCTCGCGACAAGCCAAAATACGTCACTTGCCTGGCCTTCGCCGATAACGGAGAC tgtaTTTCTGGTGACTCCAATGGTTGTCTTATCATTTGGTTAAAGG gttcaaatatTGTTCAGAAAACGCTTCGCAACGCTCACGAGGGGCCAATTTTCTGTTTGCTTACACTGAAAGACGGACGAATAGTCTCGGGAGGCGGCAAAGACGGGCAGCTCGTCCTTTGGGATTTCCCTTCGTATCGTAGAACTGGATACATAACCGAG ATTCCTGAGAAATACGGAAATGTGCGCATTGCAGTTCAAGGAAAAGGAACTCAAATTTTAGTCGGGACTACGCGCAATGCGATACTGAGAGGCAGCTTCGACTTACCTTTTAAACCT TTGATGATTGGTCACACTGAAGAATCAACGGGCTTATGCGTTCATCCCAGTCAATCGCAATTTGTGTCTTATGGCTACGACGGGCGCATCCAACTGTGGGACACGATGAGTCGGACACTCATCTGGGAAAAGGACATTGAAAATGCAGTCACGTCGGCGTGTTTCTCTCCGGATGGATCGGTGCTGGTTTTAGCTACCACAAGTGGGAAATGGTTTGTCATGGATTCGGAGACTCGGGACATGTACGCCCAACACACTGATGGCAATGAACCTATTCAA GTGGTCAAGTTCTCTCCAAACGGTAAAAGCCTGGCTATTGGCTCCAAAGATGCATCAGTCTACATATACCAAGTCCTGGACAGATACCGCAAATATTGTAGAACGGGGAGATGTGTG GGTCACTCGAGCTTTATCAGTCAAATGGATTGGTCCTGTGATAACGTGCACCTTCAGACGAATTCTGGAGATAACGAATTGTTATACT GGAATACTGGAGTGTGTCGTCAAATTACCCTCGTTCCTAGTATACGAGACGTGGAATGGAATTCCGTTACCTGCCCAGTTAGCCCCACTTCTCTAGGAATATTGTCGGAAGGAATTGACGGAGCTGACGTTTATTCGTGCTGTGCATCCAACTCCAGGCAACTTATGTGTGCAGGAGACAATAAAGGACGTCTTAAGCTATACAGATATCCTTCCCAACCCAAA tCGCCTTGCCATTCTTACCAGGGGCATAGTAACATCTCGAACGTTTGTTTTCTATCAGACGATACAAGAGTATTGTCAGCCGGTGGTCGCGATTCGTCAGTAATCCAGTGGACAGTAGAAAATTGA
- the LOC124344071 gene encoding double-strand-break repair protein rad21 homolog — MFYAHFVLAKKGPLARIWLAAHWDKKLTKAHVFETNIQKSVEDILHPKVKIALRTSGHLLLGVVRIYSRKAKYLLADCNEAFVKIKMAFRPGMVDLPEENREAAVQAITLPEVFHDFDANVPDLNDAEMQAQFTLNQSRAEEITMREDYGCQLPPLNHDEEGFGDLGFGDSGPLEMIRDGSSIDHSLEPGSFFAEVRDRSESRRNRPSSSVRLRSETDTPIRDDGFGGNLGNDEIGGGLFEGGGLFDDAPIGDVPSLNEPSDLDIKVGTKNRENLDNFNGTHIDSDDDGIDAYGGPPSVGGSSSSSRPVSPFGGPTSAGMNHPPASPRSPARVSDEVNNLDQGSVNIPDGDDQLPGANVDQTTLLHNEEEGFALAPVDTTTVKGWARHKRKRKLIVDEVKNISGEEMKSQLSDTSDIVTTLDLAPPTRRLMHWKETGGVEKLFALPGRSIPARSLFRDYQRHLTSQPTENDDFGLTPEVEKENLPLETVRVADAGESIRQDFPEAPTPQPVKRTVGRKRKAPVDLEAEAEEHQKRREVQYQSLLAPSTQSSPVAPPATIQSSLIDDHSFPQFPLPSLPDVQEPPETNTSTLPEPVVQHAQSFVDATREFSEMENMGYDQNMGNLGLDAAEPFTNLPPQTPGALSERAPPTPWHDDYEMAPSVGPLDEQLADETYEQFEERVLNKRAATMYNLVRAKMQLSDSIPFSDMAFRNNKKQVAQKFYTLLVLKKNQVLELAQAKSYAEILVSQGPKFESPSL, encoded by the exons ATGTTTTATGCCCATTTTGTGCTCGCTAAAAAGGGGCCTCTGGCACGAATTTGGTTAGCTGCCCACTGggataaaaaattaaccaaAGCACATGTATTTGAAACCAATATTCAAAAATCTGTTGAAGACATTTTGCATCCTAag GTAAAAATTGCTCTCAGAACTTCAGGCCATTTGCTGCTTGGAGTTGTAAGAATCTACTCTCGTAAAGCAAAGTATTTGCTGGCTGATTGCAATGAGGCATTTGTGAAGATTAAAATGGCATTCAGGCCTGGGATGGTTGATTTGCCAGAAGAAAACAGAGAAGCTGCTGTTCAAGCTATCACCTTGCCTGAAGTTTTTCATGACTTTGATGCAAATGTTCCagatttaaa tgATGCAGAAATGCAAGCACAGTTTACTCTTAATCAGTCAAGGGCTGAAGAAATTACTATGCGCGAGGATTATGGCTGTCAGCTACCACCTTTAAACCATGATGAAGAAGGATTTGGTGATCTCGGATTTGGTGATTCTGGTCCTCTTGAAATGATTCGAGACGGTTCATCCATAGACCATTCACTGGAACCT GGAAGTTTTTTCGCCGAAGTTCGTGACCGCAGTGAATCTCGTAGGAATCGTCCGTCATCATCAGTTCGGCTACGATCTGAAACAGACACACCTATTAGGGATGATGGTTTTGGTGGGAACCTTGGAAATGATGAAATTG GTGGAGGGCTTTTTGAAGGTGGGGGTTTATTTGATGATGCCCCAATAGGTGACGTACCATCTTTGAATGAACCGTCTGACCTG GATATCAAAGTAGGAACGAAGAATCGAGAAAACTTGGACAATTTCAATGGGACACACATAGATTCTGATGACGACGGAATCGACGCTTATGGTGGACCACCGTCTGTAGGTGGAAGCAGTTCTTCGTCACGTCCTGTTAGTCCCTTCGGTGGCCCAACTTCAGCGGGCATGAACCATCCTCCAGCATCACCCAGATCACCAGCTCGTGTTTCTGATGAAGTTAATAACCTCGATCAAGGTAGTGTTAACATTCCAGATGGGGATGATCAACTGCCAGGCGCAAATGTCGACCAGACAACACTTCTCCACAATGAAGAAGAGGGCTTCGCCCTTGCTCCTGTTGATACAACGACTGTTAAGG GATGGGCCCGGCACAAGCGCAAGAGAAAGCTTATTGTTGACGAAGTCAAAAACATATCTGGTGAAGAGATGAAATCCCAACTTTCAGATACTTCTGATATAGTAACCACATTAGATTTGGCCCCACCTACAAGGAGACTGATGCACTGGAAAGAAACGGGCGGGGTTGAAAAACTCTTTGCCTTACCCGGAAGGTCCATACCAGCCCGTTCTCTGTTTCGG gATTACCAACGACACCTCACTAGCCAACCTACAGAGAATGATGACTTTGGACTTACGCCTGAAGTGGAAAAAGAGAACTTGCCGCTGGAAACTGTTCGCGTTGCAGATGCTGGGGAATCAATCCGCCAAGACTTCCCAG AAGCCCCTACGCCCCAACCTGTAAAGCGAACAGTAGGACGAAAGCGTAAAGCTCCAGTTGATCTGGAAGCTGAAGCCGAGGAACATCAGAAACGACGAGAAGTTCAATATCAGAGCTTACTAGCACCCTCAACACAGTCATCTCCTGTCGCACCACCAGCCACAATTCAGTCCTCGCTTATAGATGATCATTCGTTTCCACAGTTTCCACTACCATCACTACCTGATGTTCAGGAACCACCAGAGACGAACACTTCCACACTCCCAGAGCCAGTTGTGCAACACGCTCAATCATTTGTTGATGCAACAAGGGAATTTTCCGAGATGGAAAATATGGGCTACGATCAG AATATGGGTAATCTCGGGTTAGATGCAGCAGAACCTTTCACGAATTTGCCCCCGCAAACGCCTGGAGCCCTTTCAGAACGTGCCCCTCCTACTCCTTGGCATGACGATTACGAAATGGCGCCATCAGTCGGTCCA CTTGATGAGCAGCTGGCAGATGAAACCTATGAGCAGTTTGAGGAGCGCGTTCTCAACAAACGAGCTGCGACAATGTATAACCTTGTGCGTGCTAAAATGCAGCTTAGCGACTCCATCCCGTTCTCAGACATGGCTTTTCGAAATAATAAGAAGCAG GTCGCACAAAAGTTTTACACTCTGTTGGTCCTTAAGAAAAATCAGGTCCTTGAGCTAGCACAGGCCAAGTCGTATGCTGAAATTCTGGTTTCTCAAGGACCTAAATTTGAATCGCCGTCCTTGTGA
- the LOC124341695 gene encoding protein lin-52 homolog, translating to MSKMKAKKEPSSDLEQSLLSTEKLDRASPDIWPERNYPGIEYVIEPPRSPEMPALPQSIIPQELDKHDYTLVGRYSKLTAQELIAEVKQLQNLAYQLGLEEAKEMTRGKYLNILSSNKKRKI from the exons atgtcaaaaatgaaagcgaaAAAGGAACCGTCTTCAG ATTTGGAACAGAGTCTACTTAGTACTGAAAAACTAGATCGCGCCTCTCCTGACATTTGGCCTGAACGAAACT ATCCAGGGATAGAGTACGTCATTGAGCCTCCAAGATCACCAGAGATGCCAGCGTTACCCCAATCCATCATTCCCCAAGAATTGGACAAGCATGATTATACACTAGTTGGAC gttattCCAAATTAACAGCACAAGAACTGATAGCTGAAGTCAAGCAATTGCAGAATTTAGCTTATCAGCTTGGTCTGGAAGAAGCCAAAGAAATGACAAGAGGAAAATACCTAAATATACTTTCatctaacaaaaaaagaaaaatctaa
- the LOC124341694 gene encoding echinoderm microtubule-associated protein-like 2 isoform X2, producing the protein MENDMDPSERLDYLEKRLDDQNNEIVCLRSTLADALRRLSAIESQRGISPVKESARSVQSASLLADCNNSPSSSQPSRDVSRRLVSSASTPNVQNRNSGMNQSNGSLVSESPSSNSGSPAPSPSPTSRQQHVQFNSLISEVGNGRNKTTSFSMKPSFMSTPNSLRTAKRWSSTSDFIPSNALVSRRPDSNSLLNLNVKNPVGNMQKYGARDAFYSSDEGIVKFVFKGRNLNFYIPTSLREKYSVTFSLSVPEKKLKMEWVYGYRGKDCRSNLYLIPTGEIVYFIAAVVVLFNVDEHGQRFYLGHTGEIKCLTVHPNKLLIASGQSGGREYHEGFPHVRIWNSVSLQTLFVLGQGDFGKSVSSVAFSKADGGNLLMVIDDSTDHILSLWEWQKGERGVKIAETRCSSDLVVAVEWNPIPRERFAFVTSGKGHICFWSLENGLLSRKLGIFESRDKPKYVTCLAFADNGDCISGDSNGCLIIWLKGSNIVQKTLRNAHEGPIFCLLTLKDGRIVSGGGKDGQLVLWDFPSYRRTGYITEIPEKYGNVRIAVQGKGTQILVGTTRNAILRGSFDLPFKPLMIGHTEESTGLCVHPSQSQFVSYGYDGRIQLWDTMSRTLIWEKDIENAVTSACFSPDGSVLVLATTSGKWFVMDSETRDMYAQHTDGNEPIQVVKFSPNGKSLAIGSKDASVYIYQVLDRYRKYCRTGRCVGHSSFISQMDWSCDNVHLQTNSGDNELLYWNTGVCRQITLVPSIRDVEWNSVTCPVSPTSLGILSEGIDGADVYSCCASNSRQLMCAGDNKGRLKLYRYPSQPKSPCHSYQGHSNISNVCFLSDDTRVLSAGGRDSSVIQWTVEN; encoded by the exons ATGGAGAACGACATGGATCCTAGTGAACGCCTTGATTACTTAGAAAAGAGACTTGACGaccaaaataatgaaatcgtTTGTCT GCGTTCCACTTTAGCCGATGCCTTGCGCCGCCTTAGTGCTATAGAATCCCAAAGGG GTATTAGTCCTGTTAAAGAGTCTGCTCGATCAGTTCAAAGCGCAAGTTTGTTGGCCGACTGCAATAACTCGCCCAGTTCATCTCAGCCATCACGCGACGTGTCTCGACGCCTAGTGTCATCTGCTAGTACACCTAACGTTCAAAACCGGAATTCCGGCATGAATCAGTCAAACGGTTCTTTAGTGTCAGAATCCCCGAGCTCCAATAGCGGATCACCTGCTCCATCACCGTCGCCGACGTCCCGACAACAGCACG ttcAATTTAATAGTTTGATTTCCGAAGTTGGCAATGGTCGAAATAAAACGACCAGTTTCTCAATGAAGCCATCATTCATGTCGACCCCAAATAGCCTGCGAACCGCTAAACGTTGGAGTTCAACCAGCGATTTCATCCCTTCAAACGCTTTAGTATCAAG AAGACCAGATTCAAATTCGCTGCTTAACCTGAACGTGAAAAATCCGGTTGGAAACATGCAAAAATACGG agCTCGTGATGCATTTTATAGTAGCGATGAAGGAATCGTCAAGTTCGTCTTCAAAG GTcgaaacttgaatttttacatccCGACTTCGTTACGGGAAAAATATTCAGTGACGTTCAGTTTATCTGTTCCggaaaaaaagctaaaaatggAATGGGT TTATGGATATCGAGGCAAGGATTGTCGCTCAAATTTGTATCTCATTCCAACCGGTGAAATAGTTTATTTCATTGCCGCCGTTGTTGTACTTTTCAACGTCGACGAGCATG gaCAGCGGTTTTATCTTGGACACACCGGTGAAATCAAATG CTTGACTGTTCATCCCAACAAACTTTTAATTGCATCTGGTCAGTCCGGTGGTAGAGAATACCATGAAGGCTTC CCTCACGTTCGCATTTGGAATTCTGTCAGCCTTCAAACTCTTTTCGTCCTCGGTCAAGGAGACTTTGGAAAGTCTGTTTCTTCTGTCGCCTTCTCAAAAGCG GACGGCGGAAACCTTTTGATGGTTATTGACGATTCTACCGATCACATTCTTTCCTTGTGGGAGTGGCAAAAGGGCGAAAGAGGAGTAAAAATAGCGGAAACAAGG TGTTCATCCGATTTGGTGGTCGCTGTTGAATGGAATCCTATTCCTAGAGAACGTTTTGCGTTTGTTACCAGTGGAAAAGGACACATATGTTTTTGGTCTCTTGAAAACGGGTTGTTATCTCGTAAACTTGGAATTTTTGAATCTCGCGACAAGCCAAAATACGTCACTTGCCTGGCCTTCGCCGATAACGGAGAC tgtaTTTCTGGTGACTCCAATGGTTGTCTTATCATTTGGTTAAAGG gttcaaatatTGTTCAGAAAACGCTTCGCAACGCTCACGAGGGGCCAATTTTCTGTTTGCTTACACTGAAAGACGGACGAATAGTCTCGGGAGGCGGCAAAGACGGGCAGCTCGTCCTTTGGGATTTCCCTTCGTATCGTAGAACTGGATACATAACCGAG ATTCCTGAGAAATACGGAAATGTGCGCATTGCAGTTCAAGGAAAAGGAACTCAAATTTTAGTCGGGACTACGCGCAATGCGATACTGAGAGGCAGCTTCGACTTACCTTTTAAACCT TTGATGATTGGTCACACTGAAGAATCAACGGGCTTATGCGTTCATCCCAGTCAATCGCAATTTGTGTCTTATGGCTACGACGGGCGCATCCAACTGTGGGACACGATGAGTCGGACACTCATCTGGGAAAAGGACATTGAAAATGCAGTCACGTCGGCGTGTTTCTCTCCGGATGGATCGGTGCTGGTTTTAGCTACCACAAGTGGGAAATGGTTTGTCATGGATTCGGAGACTCGGGACATGTACGCCCAACACACTGATGGCAATGAACCTATTCAA GTGGTCAAGTTCTCTCCAAACGGTAAAAGCCTGGCTATTGGCTCCAAAGATGCATCAGTCTACATATACCAAGTCCTGGACAGATACCGCAAATATTGTAGAACGGGGAGATGTGTG GGTCACTCGAGCTTTATCAGTCAAATGGATTGGTCCTGTGATAACGTGCACCTTCAGACGAATTCTGGAGATAACGAATTGTTATACT GGAATACTGGAGTGTGTCGTCAAATTACCCTCGTTCCTAGTATACGAGACGTGGAATGGAATTCCGTTACCTGCCCAGTTAGCCCCACTTCTCTAGGAATATTGTCGGAAGGAATTGACGGAGCTGACGTTTATTCGTGCTGTGCATCCAACTCCAGGCAACTTATGTGTGCAGGAGACAATAAAGGACGTCTTAAGCTATACAGATATCCTTCCCAACCCAAA tCGCCTTGCCATTCTTACCAGGGGCATAGTAACATCTCGAACGTTTGTTTTCTATCAGACGATACAAGAGTATTGTCAGCCGGTGGTCGCGATTCGTCAGTAATCCAGTGGACAGTAGAAAATTGA
- the LOC124341765 gene encoding uncharacterized protein LOC124341765, with protein MITSLADSMVLSKSEGPKKMTDLKTGVGGSKPSGFTVKDILDLPNVKAASSSTETISSSPANEASFLNSHLFSSTFQMVEENQLRPYGSSFPRYHTADYSIGYPTDLLYSLAARWPTSAIANANRNLSNSLGEGVGGINVIQHSNVNCHLLVELGLGPFGLVAHAHHHPHGSESLSLASSLAASSRWESRLAKNASHHHVTMTTPLSPDTTCSTPIQEGHANACKTDGQHNSLHLRQDDACPDSTDCNNGLMEDDSDLDVFNASHSSCDDLRDDSRMQDDGLSESDADDDDDEDNDDDDHQRKALLRRKELPGSNLGRSNNPADGHHHHHQQQQQQNQQQGLSNKKRKRRVLFSKAQTYELERRFRQQRYLSAPEREHLANLIHLTPTQVKIWFQNHRYKTKRARHEKNVQDLQHHQSMAPARRVAVPVLVRNGRTCMATSLSHSMASNSGSGAGAYSMAGPADKSASAVQSHEFPGSLTNSAAAAAACMSAISFNMNAGLNMASAFGLNGLAAVNAAADPAAMQLQPAALAANQQNLHPTAAAAAAAATHSMAALPTGSNIPPGSNIPLMQAHSLAFVPTQSRWW; from the exons ATGATAACTTCTTTAGCTGATTCCATGGTGCTTTCAAAAAGTGAAGGACCCAAAAA GATGACGGACTTGAAGACGGGCGTTGGGGGATCGAAACCATCGGGTTTCACCGTCAAAGACATTCTCGATTTACCTAACGTCAAAGCGGCCAGCTCCTCAACAGAAACGATTTCATCATCGCCCGCAAATG AAGCGAGTTTCCTCAACAGTCACTTGTTCTCGTCCACTTTTCAAATGGTCGAAGAGAATCAACTTCGACCTTACGGCAGTTCGTTCCCGCGCTACCACACGGCCGATTACTCGATTGGCTATCCGACGGATCTTCTCTACAGCCTGGCCGCTCGCTGGCCTACGTCGGCCATAGCCAATGCAAATCGAAACCTAAGCAA CTCATTAGGGGAGGGAGTGGGAGGAATAAATGTGATTCAGCATTCAAATGTTAATTGTCATTTGTTGGTCGAATTAGGCTTAGGGCCATTCGGGCTAGTGGCCCATGCACATCACCACCCACACGGCAGCGAAAGCTTGTCGCTGGCCTCCTCGCTGGCAGCCAGTAGTCGGTGGGAATCGCGACTGGCCAAAAACGCCAGCCATCACCACGTCACAATGACGACGCCTCTGAGTCCCGACACGACTTGCTCGACGCCCATCCAGGAGGGACACGCCAACGCCTGCAAAACGGACGGCCAGCACAACTCATTGCATTTGCGCCAGGACGACGCCTGCCCGGACAGCACCGACTGCAACAACGGCCTCATGGAGGACGACAGTGACCTGGACGTTTTCAATGCTAGTCACAGCAGCTGCGACGATCTGCGCGACGACTCCCGCATGCAAGACGACGGACTCAGCGAAAGTgacgccgacgacgacgacgacgaagacaacgacgacgacgaccatcaGCGAAAGGCCCTGCTGAGGAGAAAGGAGTTGCCCGGCTCCAACCTGGGCCGATCCAACAACCCTGCCgatggccaccaccaccaccaccagcagcagcagcagcagaatcaGCAGCAGGGCCTGAGTAATAAGAAACGCAAGCGACGCGTCCTCTTCTCCAAAGCTCAAACTTACGAACTGGAGCGTCGATTCCGCCAGCAGCGCTACTTGTCGGCCCCCGAACGGGAGCATTTGGCCAACCTCATCCACCTGACCCCGACGCAAGTCAAGATCTGGTTCCAGAATCACCGCTACAAGACCAAACGGGCCCGGCACGAGAAAAACGTCCAGGATCTGCAGCATCATCAGTCAATGGCACCGGCCCGCAGAGTGGCCGTCCCAGTTCTGGTCAGAAACGGGCGGACTTGCATGGCCACCTCTTTGAGTCATTCAATGGCCTCCAACAGCGGCAGCGGTGCCGGTGCCTACAGCATGGCCGGCCCTGCTGACAAATCCGCCAGCGCTGTCCAATCTCACGAATTCCCAGGCTCGCTGACTAATTCGGCAGCTGCGGCAGCTGCTTGCATGAGCGCCATCTCCTTTAATATGAATGCCGGCCTAAACATGGCCAGCGCATTCGGTCTGAATGGGCTGGCAGCAGTCAACGCGGCCGCTGATCCGGCCGCTATGCAACTGCAACCAGCAGCTTTGGCGGCCAACCAACAGAATCTGCATCcgacagcggcagcagcagcagcagcagcaacgcatTCGATGGCCGCTTTACCAACAGGCTCAAACATTCCTCCCGGCTCAAACATCCCTTTGATGCAGGCCCACTCCCTGGCCTTTGTGCCGACACAGTCTCGCTGGTGGTGA
- the LOC124341816 gene encoding replication factor C subunit 4-like, whose protein sequence is MDSFLKTGKLSNQSKGSGVPLLPGNVEEKKHSLIPWVEKYRPRTIDEVSYQEEVVAVLQKSLQGADLPNLLFYGPPGTGKTSTILAAARDLFGDIYKDRVLELNASDERGIQVVREKVKIFSQRTVSSVRPDGKQCPPFKIVILDEADSMTGAAQAALRRTMEKETKSTRFCLICNYVSRIIEPLTSRCSKFRFKPLPREILVKRLEHICIAENMSCSEEVLESLIEASEGDLRRAITFLQSIANLNSEASPTIEDIYEITGRVPSCWIEGLLEKCTSGSYDAMQSFINNFSAEGFSVSQLLNQLHERIVFSTELSSKQKNVICEKLAICDHRLAEGADEQLQLLDLSCTIMNSFQ, encoded by the exons AtggattcatttttaaaaactggaAAGCTCTCTAATCAGTCTAAGGGAAGTGGAGTGCCATTACTTCCTGgaaatgttgaagaaaaaaagcattCTTTAATACCTTGGGTCGAGAAATA CCGTCCTCGAACAATTGATGAAGTTTCATATCAGGAAGAAGTCGTTGCAGTACTTCAAAAATCACTCCAAGGGGCTGACCTTCCAAATCTGCTTTTCTATGGTCCACCTGGTACTGGTAAAACCAGCACCATTTTAGCAGCTGCCCGAGATCTTTTTGGTGATATTTACAAGGATag GGTTTTGGAATTGAATGCATCAGATGAACGAGGTATCCAAGTTGTAAGAGAAAAAGTCAAGATTTTCTCTCAAAGAACTGTTAGCTCAGTTAGACCTGA TGGAAAACAATGCCCTCCTTTCAAAATTGTGATTTTGGATGAAGCAGATTCTATGACag GTGCTGCACAAGCGGCTCTCCGCCGAACCATGGAGAAg GAGACGAAATCGACTCGGTTTTGCCTTATTTGTAACTACGTAAGCCGCATCATAGAGCCCTTAACGTCAAGATGCTCCAAGTTTAGATTTAAACCACTCC CTCGCGAAATTTTGGTCAAAAGACTAGAACATATATGTATTGCTGAAAATATGTCATGCTCAGAAGAAGTTTTGGAAAGTTTAATCGAAG CATCCGAAGGGGATCTTCGAAGGGCGATTACATTTCTTCAATCTATCGCCAATTTGAATTCTGAAGCATCCCCAACCATTGAAGACATCTATGAAATTACAGgg AGAGTGCCAAGTTGTTGGATTGAAGGCCTGCTTGAAAAATGTACTTCCGGATCATATGATGCAATGCAGTCATTTATCAACAATTTTTCGGCTGAGGGATTTTCGGTTTCCCAGCTTCTTAACCAACTGCATGAACGAATCGTCTTTTCCACAGAACTTTCATCCAAGCAGAAGAACGTGATATGCGAAAAGCTGGCG ATTTGTGATCACCGTTTGGCGGAAGGAGCTGATGAACAACTTCAGTTGTTAGATCTTAGCTGTACTATCATGAATTCGTTCCAATAG